A genomic region of Anas platyrhynchos isolate ZD024472 breed Pekin duck chromosome 9, IASCAAS_PekinDuck_T2T, whole genome shotgun sequence contains the following coding sequences:
- the KPNA4 gene encoding importin subunit alpha-3 isoform X2, translating into MAEQEKLDNQRLKNFKNKGRDPETMRRQRNEVVVELRKNKRDEHLLKRRNVPHEDICEDSDIDGDFRVNTSLEAIVQNASSDNQGIQLSAVQAARKLLSSDRNPPIDDLIKSGILPILVHCLERDDNPSLQFEAAWALTNIASGTSEQTQAVVQSNAVPLFLRLLHSPHQNVCEQAVWALGNIIGDGPQCRDYVISLGVVKPLLSFISPSIPITFLRNVTWVMVNLCRHKDPPPPMETIQEILPALCVLIHHTDVNILVDTVWALSYLTDAGNEQIQMVIDSGIVPHLVPLLSHQEVKVQTAALRAVGNIVTGTDEQTQVVLNCEALSHFPALLTHPKEKINKEAVWFLSNITAGNQQQVQAVIDANLVPMIIHLLDKGDFGTQKEAAWAISNLTISGRKDQVAYLIQQNVIPPFCNLLTVKDAQVVQVVLDGLSNILKMAEDEAETLANLIEECGGLEKIEQLQNHENEDIYKLAYEIIDQFFSSDDIDEDPSLVPEAIQGGTYGFNSSANVPAEGFQF; encoded by the exons ACTATGAGAAGACAAAGGAATGAAGTTGTCGTGGAGTTGAGAAAG AACAAAAGAGACGAGCATCTTCTGAAGAGGAGAAATGTACCTCATGAGGATATCTGTGAAGATTCTGATATAGATGGTGACTTTAGAGTG AACACTTCTTTGGAAGCAATAgtacag AATGCTTCAAGTGACAACCAGGGTATACAGTTAAGTGCCGTGCAGGCTGCAAG aaagctgctttccagtgaTCGCAATCCACCAATTGATGACCTAATAAAATCCGGAATATTACCTATTTTAGTGCACTGTCTTGAAAGAGATGACAA tCCCTCTTTACAGTTTGAAGCTGCATGGGCTTTGACAAACATTGCATCTGGAACCTCTGAACAAACACAGGCCGTAGTTCAATCTA atGCTGTGCCACTTTTTCTGAGACTGCTGCATTCGCCTCATCAAAATGTTTGCGAACAAGCTGTGTGGGCTTTAGGAAATATCATAG GTGATGGACCCCAGTGTAGAGATTACGTTATTAGTCTTGGAGTAGTGAAACCACTGCTGTCCTTTATCAGCCCATCTATTCCCATAACTTTCTTAAGAAATGTTACTTGGGTCATGGTCAACTTGTGCCGTCACAAAGATCCTCCTCCGCCGATGGAAACCATTCAGGAG ATCCTTCCAGCTCTCTGTGTTTTAATTCACCACACAGATGTAAAT ATATTGGTAGATACAGTCTGGGCGCTTTCATATCTAACGGATGCTGGCAACGAACAGATCCAGATGGTGATAGACTCTGGAATAGTCCCTCATTTGGTTCCTCTTCTCAGTCATCAAGAAGTTAAAGTGCAA actGCTGCACTGAGAGCTGTAGGAAACATTGTCACTGGTACCGACGAACAGACACAAGTAGTTCTGAATTGTGAAGCTCTTTCACATTTTCCAGCACTTCTGACACATcccaaagaaaaaattaataag gaaGCGGTGTGGTTCCTATCTAACATCACTGCAGGGAATCAGCAGCAAGTTCAGGCAGTAATAGATGCAAACCTTGTTCCAATGATAATACATCTTCTAGATAAG GGTGACTTTGGTACCCAGAAAGAAGCTGCTTGGGCAATAAGCAACTTAACAATCAGCGGAAGAAAAGACCAA gtGGCATACTTAATTCAACAAAATGTAATTCCTCCCTTTTGCAATTTGCTAACAGTGAAAGATGCACAAGTAGTGCAAGTGGTTCTGGATGGACTaagtaatatattaaaaatggcTGAAGATGAAGCAGAAACATTAGCCAATCTTATAGAAGAGTGTGGAG GCCTGGAGAAAATCGAACAGCTACAAAATCATGAAAATGAAGACATCTACAAACTGGCTTATGAGATCATTGATCAGTTCTTCTCTTCAGATGAT ATTGATGAAGATCCTAGCCTTGTACCAGAAGCAATACAAGGCGGAACATATGGTTTCAATTCATCTGCCAATGTACCAGCAGAAGGGTTCCAGTTTTAG
- the KPNA4 gene encoding importin subunit alpha-3 isoform X1, translating to MAEQEKLDNQRLKNFKNKGRDPETMRRQRNEVVVELRKNKRDEHLLKRRNVPHEDICEDSDIDGDFRVQNTSLEAIVQNASSDNQGIQLSAVQAARKLLSSDRNPPIDDLIKSGILPILVHCLERDDNPSLQFEAAWALTNIASGTSEQTQAVVQSNAVPLFLRLLHSPHQNVCEQAVWALGNIIGDGPQCRDYVISLGVVKPLLSFISPSIPITFLRNVTWVMVNLCRHKDPPPPMETIQEILPALCVLIHHTDVNILVDTVWALSYLTDAGNEQIQMVIDSGIVPHLVPLLSHQEVKVQTAALRAVGNIVTGTDEQTQVVLNCEALSHFPALLTHPKEKINKEAVWFLSNITAGNQQQVQAVIDANLVPMIIHLLDKGDFGTQKEAAWAISNLTISGRKDQVAYLIQQNVIPPFCNLLTVKDAQVVQVVLDGLSNILKMAEDEAETLANLIEECGGLEKIEQLQNHENEDIYKLAYEIIDQFFSSDDIDEDPSLVPEAIQGGTYGFNSSANVPAEGFQF from the exons ACTATGAGAAGACAAAGGAATGAAGTTGTCGTGGAGTTGAGAAAG AACAAAAGAGACGAGCATCTTCTGAAGAGGAGAAATGTACCTCATGAGGATATCTGTGAAGATTCTGATATAGATGGTGACTTTAGAGTG caGAACACTTCTTTGGAAGCAATAgtacag AATGCTTCAAGTGACAACCAGGGTATACAGTTAAGTGCCGTGCAGGCTGCAAG aaagctgctttccagtgaTCGCAATCCACCAATTGATGACCTAATAAAATCCGGAATATTACCTATTTTAGTGCACTGTCTTGAAAGAGATGACAA tCCCTCTTTACAGTTTGAAGCTGCATGGGCTTTGACAAACATTGCATCTGGAACCTCTGAACAAACACAGGCCGTAGTTCAATCTA atGCTGTGCCACTTTTTCTGAGACTGCTGCATTCGCCTCATCAAAATGTTTGCGAACAAGCTGTGTGGGCTTTAGGAAATATCATAG GTGATGGACCCCAGTGTAGAGATTACGTTATTAGTCTTGGAGTAGTGAAACCACTGCTGTCCTTTATCAGCCCATCTATTCCCATAACTTTCTTAAGAAATGTTACTTGGGTCATGGTCAACTTGTGCCGTCACAAAGATCCTCCTCCGCCGATGGAAACCATTCAGGAG ATCCTTCCAGCTCTCTGTGTTTTAATTCACCACACAGATGTAAAT ATATTGGTAGATACAGTCTGGGCGCTTTCATATCTAACGGATGCTGGCAACGAACAGATCCAGATGGTGATAGACTCTGGAATAGTCCCTCATTTGGTTCCTCTTCTCAGTCATCAAGAAGTTAAAGTGCAA actGCTGCACTGAGAGCTGTAGGAAACATTGTCACTGGTACCGACGAACAGACACAAGTAGTTCTGAATTGTGAAGCTCTTTCACATTTTCCAGCACTTCTGACACATcccaaagaaaaaattaataag gaaGCGGTGTGGTTCCTATCTAACATCACTGCAGGGAATCAGCAGCAAGTTCAGGCAGTAATAGATGCAAACCTTGTTCCAATGATAATACATCTTCTAGATAAG GGTGACTTTGGTACCCAGAAAGAAGCTGCTTGGGCAATAAGCAACTTAACAATCAGCGGAAGAAAAGACCAA gtGGCATACTTAATTCAACAAAATGTAATTCCTCCCTTTTGCAATTTGCTAACAGTGAAAGATGCACAAGTAGTGCAAGTGGTTCTGGATGGACTaagtaatatattaaaaatggcTGAAGATGAAGCAGAAACATTAGCCAATCTTATAGAAGAGTGTGGAG GCCTGGAGAAAATCGAACAGCTACAAAATCATGAAAATGAAGACATCTACAAACTGGCTTATGAGATCATTGATCAGTTCTTCTCTTCAGATGAT ATTGATGAAGATCCTAGCCTTGTACCAGAAGCAATACAAGGCGGAACATATGGTTTCAATTCATCTGCCAATGTACCAGCAGAAGGGTTCCAGTTTTAG